From the Amia ocellicauda isolate fAmiCal2 chromosome 21, fAmiCal2.hap1, whole genome shotgun sequence genome, one window contains:
- the ift43 gene encoding intraflagellar transport protein 43 homolog isoform X3: MEDGLELGDGGVRKSAVKSGRRARQVAEPMPEESRHVRKPSSSTSMGEGPPPKPPRRQGGWADETPGSAKTERLNQGNSKDNLNLLGILPYCRSGRRPATEEMEDRRLRPQTPERSDDEGDIPVIPDLEEVQEEDLTMQVAAPPSIQVNRVMTYRDLDNDLMKYSAFQTLDGEINLKLLTKVLAPEQEVREEDVGWDWDHLFTEVSSELMTEWDQGDKEDPKQPPLVT; encoded by the exons ATGGAGGACGGGCTGGAGCTGGGGGACGGCGGCGTGAGGAAAAGT GCAGTGAAATCGGGCCGAAGAGCAAGGCAGGTGGCGGAGCCCATGCCCGAGGAGTCTCGCCACGTGAGAAAACCCTCCTCTTCGACGTCCATGGGCGAG GGACCTCCACCAAAACCTCCTCGGCGACAGGGAGGCTGGGCAGACGAGACCCCAGGCTCTGCCAA GACTGAAAGGCTCAATCAAGGAAATTCTAAAGATAATTTGAATTTGCTTGGCATTCTCCCGTATTGTAGATCTGGAAGACGACCAGCAACGGAAGAGATGGAAGA TAGACGCTTGAGACCACAAACCCCGGAGCGCTCGGATGATGAAGGAG ATATCCCCGTGATCCCCGACCTTGAAGAGGTGCAGGAGGAGGACCTCACGATGCAGGTGGCAGCTCCACCCAG CATCCAGGTCAACAGAGTGATGACCTATAGAGACTTAGACAATGATCTTATGAAATACTCAGCATTTCAGACTCTG GATGGAGAGATCAACTTAAAATTACTCACAAAGGTATTGGCCCCCGAGCAGGAAGTTAGAGAG GAGGATGTTGGCTGGGACTGGGATCATTTATTCACTGAGGTTTCCTCTGAGCTGATGACTGAATGGGATCAAGGAGACAAAGAGGACCCAAAACAACCACCTTTAGTTACCTGA
- the ift43 gene encoding intraflagellar transport protein 43 homolog isoform X6 yields MEDGLELGDGGVRKSAVKSGRRARQVAEPMPEESRHVRKPSSSTSMGEGPPPKPPRRQGGWADETPGSAKSGRRPATEEMEDRRLRPQTPERSDDEGDIPVIPDLEEVQEEDLTMQVAAPPSIQVNRVMTYRDLDNDLMKYSAFQTLDGEINLKLLTKVLAPEQEVREEDVGWDWDHLFTEVSSELMTEWDQGDKEDPKQPPLVT; encoded by the exons ATGGAGGACGGGCTGGAGCTGGGGGACGGCGGCGTGAGGAAAAGT GCAGTGAAATCGGGCCGAAGAGCAAGGCAGGTGGCGGAGCCCATGCCCGAGGAGTCTCGCCACGTGAGAAAACCCTCCTCTTCGACGTCCATGGGCGAG GGACCTCCACCAAAACCTCCTCGGCGACAGGGAGGCTGGGCAGACGAGACCCCAGGCTCTGCCAA ATCTGGAAGACGACCAGCAACGGAAGAGATGGAAGA TAGACGCTTGAGACCACAAACCCCGGAGCGCTCGGATGATGAAGGAG ATATCCCCGTGATCCCCGACCTTGAAGAGGTGCAGGAGGAGGACCTCACGATGCAGGTGGCAGCTCCACCCAG CATCCAGGTCAACAGAGTGATGACCTATAGAGACTTAGACAATGATCTTATGAAATACTCAGCATTTCAGACTCTG GATGGAGAGATCAACTTAAAATTACTCACAAAGGTATTGGCCCCCGAGCAGGAAGTTAGAGAG GAGGATGTTGGCTGGGACTGGGATCATTTATTCACTGAGGTTTCCTCTGAGCTGATGACTGAATGGGATCAAGGAGACAAAGAGGACCCAAAACAACCACCTTTAGTTACCTGA
- the ift43 gene encoding intraflagellar transport protein 43 homolog isoform X5, which translates to MEDGLELGDGGVRKSAVKSGRRARQVAEPMPEESRHVRKPSSSTSMGEDEEGDEEGPPPKPPRRQGGWADETPGSAKSGRRPATEEMEDRRLRPQTPERSDDEGDIPVIPDLEEVQEEDLTMQVAAPPSIQVNRVMTYRDLDNDLMKYSAFQTLDGEINLKLLTKVLAPEQEVREEDVGWDWDHLFTEVSSELMTEWDQGDKEDPKQPPLVT; encoded by the exons ATGGAGGACGGGCTGGAGCTGGGGGACGGCGGCGTGAGGAAAAGT GCAGTGAAATCGGGCCGAAGAGCAAGGCAGGTGGCGGAGCCCATGCCCGAGGAGTCTCGCCACGTGAGAAAACCCTCCTCTTCGACGTCCATGGGCGAG GATGAAGAAGGGGATGAGGAG GGACCTCCACCAAAACCTCCTCGGCGACAGGGAGGCTGGGCAGACGAGACCCCAGGCTCTGCCAA ATCTGGAAGACGACCAGCAACGGAAGAGATGGAAGA TAGACGCTTGAGACCACAAACCCCGGAGCGCTCGGATGATGAAGGAG ATATCCCCGTGATCCCCGACCTTGAAGAGGTGCAGGAGGAGGACCTCACGATGCAGGTGGCAGCTCCACCCAG CATCCAGGTCAACAGAGTGATGACCTATAGAGACTTAGACAATGATCTTATGAAATACTCAGCATTTCAGACTCTG GATGGAGAGATCAACTTAAAATTACTCACAAAGGTATTGGCCCCCGAGCAGGAAGTTAGAGAG GAGGATGTTGGCTGGGACTGGGATCATTTATTCACTGAGGTTTCCTCTGAGCTGATGACTGAATGGGATCAAGGAGACAAAGAGGACCCAAAACAACCACCTTTAGTTACCTGA
- the ift43 gene encoding intraflagellar transport protein 43 homolog isoform X2: protein MEDGLELGDGGVRKSAVKSGRRARQVAEPMPEESRHVRKPSSSTSMGEDEEGDEEGPPPKPPRRQGGWADETPGSAKTERLNQGNSKDNLNLLGILPYCRSGRRPATEEMEDRRLRPQTPERSDDEGDIPVIPDLEEVQEEDLTMQVAAPPSIQVNRVMTYRDLDNDLMKYSAFQTLDGEINLKLLTKVLAPEQEVREEDVGWDWDHLFTEVSSELMTEWDQGDKEDPKQPPLVT, encoded by the exons ATGGAGGACGGGCTGGAGCTGGGGGACGGCGGCGTGAGGAAAAGT GCAGTGAAATCGGGCCGAAGAGCAAGGCAGGTGGCGGAGCCCATGCCCGAGGAGTCTCGCCACGTGAGAAAACCCTCCTCTTCGACGTCCATGGGCGAG GATGAAGAAGGGGATGAGGAG GGACCTCCACCAAAACCTCCTCGGCGACAGGGAGGCTGGGCAGACGAGACCCCAGGCTCTGCCAA GACTGAAAGGCTCAATCAAGGAAATTCTAAAGATAATTTGAATTTGCTTGGCATTCTCCCGTATTGTAGATCTGGAAGACGACCAGCAACGGAAGAGATGGAAGA TAGACGCTTGAGACCACAAACCCCGGAGCGCTCGGATGATGAAGGAG ATATCCCCGTGATCCCCGACCTTGAAGAGGTGCAGGAGGAGGACCTCACGATGCAGGTGGCAGCTCCACCCAG CATCCAGGTCAACAGAGTGATGACCTATAGAGACTTAGACAATGATCTTATGAAATACTCAGCATTTCAGACTCTG GATGGAGAGATCAACTTAAAATTACTCACAAAGGTATTGGCCCCCGAGCAGGAAGTTAGAGAG GAGGATGTTGGCTGGGACTGGGATCATTTATTCACTGAGGTTTCCTCTGAGCTGATGACTGAATGGGATCAAGGAGACAAAGAGGACCCAAAACAACCACCTTTAGTTACCTGA
- the ift43 gene encoding intraflagellar transport protein 43 homolog isoform X4 encodes MEDGLELGDGGVRKSAVKSGRRARQVAEPMPEESRHVRKPSSSTSMGEDEEGDEEREIDQGPPPKPPRRQGGWADETPGSAKSGRRPATEEMEDRRLRPQTPERSDDEGDIPVIPDLEEVQEEDLTMQVAAPPSIQVNRVMTYRDLDNDLMKYSAFQTLDGEINLKLLTKVLAPEQEVREEDVGWDWDHLFTEVSSELMTEWDQGDKEDPKQPPLVT; translated from the exons ATGGAGGACGGGCTGGAGCTGGGGGACGGCGGCGTGAGGAAAAGT GCAGTGAAATCGGGCCGAAGAGCAAGGCAGGTGGCGGAGCCCATGCCCGAGGAGTCTCGCCACGTGAGAAAACCCTCCTCTTCGACGTCCATGGGCGAG GATGAAGAAGGGGATGAGGAG CGGGAAATTGATCAG GGACCTCCACCAAAACCTCCTCGGCGACAGGGAGGCTGGGCAGACGAGACCCCAGGCTCTGCCAA ATCTGGAAGACGACCAGCAACGGAAGAGATGGAAGA TAGACGCTTGAGACCACAAACCCCGGAGCGCTCGGATGATGAAGGAG ATATCCCCGTGATCCCCGACCTTGAAGAGGTGCAGGAGGAGGACCTCACGATGCAGGTGGCAGCTCCACCCAG CATCCAGGTCAACAGAGTGATGACCTATAGAGACTTAGACAATGATCTTATGAAATACTCAGCATTTCAGACTCTG GATGGAGAGATCAACTTAAAATTACTCACAAAGGTATTGGCCCCCGAGCAGGAAGTTAGAGAG GAGGATGTTGGCTGGGACTGGGATCATTTATTCACTGAGGTTTCCTCTGAGCTGATGACTGAATGGGATCAAGGAGACAAAGAGGACCCAAAACAACCACCTTTAGTTACCTGA
- the ift43 gene encoding intraflagellar transport protein 43 homolog isoform X1, whose translation MEDGLELGDGGVRKSAVKSGRRARQVAEPMPEESRHVRKPSSSTSMGEDEEGDEEREIDQGPPPKPPRRQGGWADETPGSAKTERLNQGNSKDNLNLLGILPYCRSGRRPATEEMEDRRLRPQTPERSDDEGDIPVIPDLEEVQEEDLTMQVAAPPSIQVNRVMTYRDLDNDLMKYSAFQTLDGEINLKLLTKVLAPEQEVREEDVGWDWDHLFTEVSSELMTEWDQGDKEDPKQPPLVT comes from the exons ATGGAGGACGGGCTGGAGCTGGGGGACGGCGGCGTGAGGAAAAGT GCAGTGAAATCGGGCCGAAGAGCAAGGCAGGTGGCGGAGCCCATGCCCGAGGAGTCTCGCCACGTGAGAAAACCCTCCTCTTCGACGTCCATGGGCGAG GATGAAGAAGGGGATGAGGAG CGGGAAATTGATCAG GGACCTCCACCAAAACCTCCTCGGCGACAGGGAGGCTGGGCAGACGAGACCCCAGGCTCTGCCAA GACTGAAAGGCTCAATCAAGGAAATTCTAAAGATAATTTGAATTTGCTTGGCATTCTCCCGTATTGTAGATCTGGAAGACGACCAGCAACGGAAGAGATGGAAGA TAGACGCTTGAGACCACAAACCCCGGAGCGCTCGGATGATGAAGGAG ATATCCCCGTGATCCCCGACCTTGAAGAGGTGCAGGAGGAGGACCTCACGATGCAGGTGGCAGCTCCACCCAG CATCCAGGTCAACAGAGTGATGACCTATAGAGACTTAGACAATGATCTTATGAAATACTCAGCATTTCAGACTCTG GATGGAGAGATCAACTTAAAATTACTCACAAAGGTATTGGCCCCCGAGCAGGAAGTTAGAGAG GAGGATGTTGGCTGGGACTGGGATCATTTATTCACTGAGGTTTCCTCTGAGCTGATGACTGAATGGGATCAAGGAGACAAAGAGGACCCAAAACAACCACCTTTAGTTACCTGA
- the ift43 gene encoding intraflagellar transport protein 43 homolog isoform X7 has product MEDGLELGDGGVRKSAVKSGRRARQVAEPMPEESRHVRKPSSSTSMGEDEEGDEEREIDQGPPPKPPRRQGGWADETPGSAKTERLNQGNSKDNLNLLGILPYCRSGRRPATEEMEDRRLRPQTPERSDDEGGPLADTRESGSWAPSSIMRQSDFKRPRSKRTSDTNVCLAKLLSFIFIFLFTFLSLILK; this is encoded by the exons ATGGAGGACGGGCTGGAGCTGGGGGACGGCGGCGTGAGGAAAAGT GCAGTGAAATCGGGCCGAAGAGCAAGGCAGGTGGCGGAGCCCATGCCCGAGGAGTCTCGCCACGTGAGAAAACCCTCCTCTTCGACGTCCATGGGCGAG GATGAAGAAGGGGATGAGGAG CGGGAAATTGATCAG GGACCTCCACCAAAACCTCCTCGGCGACAGGGAGGCTGGGCAGACGAGACCCCAGGCTCTGCCAA GACTGAAAGGCTCAATCAAGGAAATTCTAAAGATAATTTGAATTTGCTTGGCATTCTCCCGTATTGTAGATCTGGAAGACGACCAGCAACGGAAGAGATGGAAGA TAGACGCTTGAGACCACAAACCCCGGAGCGCTCGGATGATGAAGGAG GACCACTGGCTGACACAAGAGAAAGTGGCAGCTGGGCGCCCTCATCCATCATGCGCCAATCAGATTTCAAAAGACCGCGATCAAAACGGACGTCTGACACAAATGTTTGTCTCGCCAAGCTTCtctcctttatttttatttttctttttacattcctcagtttaattttaaagtaa
- the tgfb3 gene encoding transforming growth factor beta-3 proprotein, whose product MYLGKALLFFLLLNFVTMSLSLSTCTTVDINHIKKKRVQAIRGQILSKLRLTSLPPAAGPSQVPMQVLALYNSTKELLEEMGRERAHQSCGQDNTETEYYAKEIYKFNMIHGPSENNDLQYCPKGITSKVFRFNVSIMEKNASNLFRAEFRALRVPNPHAKRNEQRIELYQILKPDEHIAKQRYIGAKNILTNDEPKWISFDVTQTVKEWLMYRETNLGLEISVHCPCHTFGPNGVIIDNVNEVLEVKFKGVESDYEEQIRLDTSRLKKPKEELPHLILMMLPPHRLEDRVVSHRRKRALDTNYCFSNYEENCCVRRLYIDFRQDLGWKWIHHPKGYYANFCSGPCPYLGSSDTTHSQVLSQYKILNPDASASPCCVPQDLEPLTILYYVGRTPKVEHLSNMIVKSCKCS is encoded by the exons ATGTATCTGGGGAAAGCCCTTCTGTTTTTCCTGCTTTTGAACTTCGTGACCATGAGTTTGTCCCTCTCCACTTGCACCACGGTggacatcaaccacatcaagaAGAAGAGGGTCCAGGCGATCCGGGGGCAGATCCTCAGTAAGCTGAGATTGACCAGCCTGCCGCCGGCCGCGGGTCCCAGCCAGGTGCCCATGCAGGTGCTGGCTCTGTACAACAGCACCAAGGAGCTGCTGGAGGAGATGGGCAGGGAAAGGGCGCACCAGAGCTGCGGCCAGGACAACACGGAGACCGAGTACTATGCCAAAGAGATATACAAATTCAACATGATCCATGGGCCCTCGGAAAACA ATGACCTCCAGTACTGCCCCAAGGGGATTACCTCCAAGGTGTTTCGTTTCAACGTGTCAATCATGGAGAAGAACGCCTCCAACCTCTTCAGGGCCGAGTTCAGGGCCCTCCGCGTGCCCAACCCCCACGCCAAGAGGAACGAGCAACGGATCGAACTCTACCAG ATACTGAAGCCTGATGAACACATAGCCAAGCAGCGCTACATCGGAGCGAAAAACATCCTGACAAACGACGAGCCGAAGTGGATCTCGTTCGATGTCACGCAGACTGTGAAGGAGTGGCTAATGTACAGAG AGACCAACTTGGGCTTGGAGATCAGCGTGCACTGCCCCTGCCACACCTTCGGCCCCAACGGCGTCATCATCGATAATGTCAACGAGGTGCTGGAGGTCAAGTTCAAAG GAGTGGAGAGCGACTACGAGGAGCAGATCCGTCTGGACACCAGCCGTCTGAAGAAACCGAAGGAGGAGCTCCCCCACCTCATCCTCATGATGCTGCCCCCCCATCGTCTGGAAGACAGAGTCGTATCGCACCGCCGCAAACGGGCCCTGGACACCAACTACTGCTTCAG CAATTATGAAGAAAACTGTTGTGTGCGTCGCCTATACATTGACTTCCGCCAGGATCTGGGCTGGAAGTGGATCCACCACCCCAAGGGCTACTATGCCAACTTCTGCTCAGGGCCCTGTCCTTACCTTGGGAGCTCCGACACCACTCACAGCCAG GTGCTGTCCCAGTACAAAATCTTGAACCCGGACGCCTCTGCCTCTCCCTGCTGCGTTCCTCAGGACCTGGAGCCCCTCACCATCCTCTATTATGTAGGACGGACTCCTAAAGTGGA